In Salisediminibacterium beveridgei, one DNA window encodes the following:
- a CDS encoding Fic family protein, which translates to MKQPYNLPLLPVSFTPETELSFYKKVVEATSKLEKLKQKMNDSLVSESFMALLTLQESVQSTRIEGTQVTFSEMLEDEMDQGMDWEKIEVRNYRRALQIGVEAINTGYPVSERLLRRMHSELMAEARGSKGDGGEYRKVQNFIGPSKDIKDASYIPPEPQYLGEYMSNLEHFINGHPYKQQSNGDLHGLIKTAIVHAQFESIHPFLDGNGRLGRILIVLHMMKENLIDSPSFFLSEELEKERFRYYALLNGVRGVGEKTPNWENWIHFFLDATIRMAEKQYNKLDQAEDLYHEGLQKLSSGSSKHVWGMVMKFPITSVKQVEHHSDLAASTIRKAFRELTDKQMVFSDDRQRNKRFFQYDLIRIMTD; encoded by the coding sequence ATGAAACAGCCATATAATCTTCCCCTGTTACCTGTTTCGTTTACGCCTGAAACAGAGCTCTCATTTTACAAAAAAGTTGTGGAAGCGACCTCCAAACTTGAGAAGCTGAAGCAAAAGATGAATGACTCTCTCGTCAGTGAATCATTTATGGCGCTTCTGACTCTCCAGGAATCCGTTCAATCCACACGAATTGAGGGCACTCAAGTTACGTTCAGTGAAATGTTGGAAGATGAAATGGATCAGGGAATGGATTGGGAAAAAATTGAGGTGAGGAACTACCGGCGGGCACTTCAAATCGGTGTTGAAGCAATCAATACTGGCTATCCTGTATCAGAAAGGCTTCTTCGCCGCATGCACAGCGAGTTAATGGCAGAAGCCCGCGGTTCAAAAGGAGATGGAGGTGAATACCGAAAAGTTCAAAATTTCATAGGTCCTTCAAAGGATATAAAAGATGCTTCTTATATTCCACCCGAACCTCAATACTTGGGCGAATACATGTCGAATCTGGAACATTTTATTAACGGCCATCCTTATAAACAACAAAGCAATGGTGACTTACACGGGTTAATCAAAACCGCCATTGTCCATGCGCAATTCGAATCGATCCATCCTTTTTTAGACGGAAATGGCCGACTGGGCAGAATCTTAATCGTCCTGCATATGATGAAGGAGAATTTAATTGATTCCCCCTCTTTCTTCTTAAGCGAGGAATTGGAGAAAGAACGGTTTCGGTATTACGCTTTATTAAATGGCGTGAGAGGCGTCGGAGAAAAAACTCCCAACTGGGAGAATTGGATCCATTTCTTCCTCGATGCAACGATTCGCATGGCCGAGAAACAGTACAACAAACTCGACCAAGCTGAAGATCTCTATCATGAAGGCTTGCAAAAGCTATCTTCCGGATCATCAAAACATGTGTGGGGCATGGTGATGAAATTTCCAATTACTTCTGTGAAACAGGTCGAACACCATTCTGATCTCGCTGCGTCCACGATCCGAAAGGCATTCCGGGAGCTTACGGACAAACAGATGGTCTTTTCTGACGACCGCCAACGAAACAAGCGTTTTTTTCAGTATGACTTAATCAGAATCATGACCGATTAA
- a CDS encoding DUF1365 family protein: MIAHLYKGDMTHARIHPVSHRFNYPIYFMSVDLDHLEALGQQVALFSYNRFNLLSIHDNDYLLGEGTIKEKLVRCLKESHKSYAASITTVQLLTMPRFVNYAFNPVSFYYCYDQKATLHCIVVEVSNTFHEKHLYFLDKENQLQQAANSGTLDSGAIAYGKTMRFQQDKAFHVSPFNNMDGDYRFQLTDLLDDVQIHINLHKEEAPVLTTSLSVNALPFTDRSLFQGMFKIPFTATIAMPKILWQAAKLYYRKGLSIHMKPKPSSELTFSTAKPSTAVSFRMGLFFRYLERLKIGALHIEFPDRSVKTFGDQHADFKAFLKIHNYAFITKVVKGGDIGLGESYMDGDWSSPELTNVFRLFLMNRKHLNYAKVKRNWFTDLTVRFRHFLRRNNLTGSRKNIQAHYDLSNDFFQTFLDESMTYSGGIYRHETDTLEEAQKQKLQAIIQKADIQPGEHVLEIGSGWGSLAIEAVKSTGCKVTSITLSEEQFAYAKEKAEQEGVADKITFKLCDYRNLEGRYDKIVSIEMFEAVGHENYGTFFNICDRLLKPNGKLVMQVISIADQFYDTYRSKTDWIQAYIFPGGMLPSLSAMTKAMIKDSTFMLNDLDNIGIDYAYTLREWRARFTEKQEAIQDLGFDEKFMRMWEYYLCYSEAGFLSKQVSNYQFVFIRPNE; this comes from the coding sequence ATGATCGCACATCTGTACAAAGGCGACATGACGCATGCGAGAATCCACCCGGTCTCACACCGGTTCAACTATCCGATTTATTTCATGTCCGTCGATCTCGATCACCTGGAAGCACTGGGTCAACAGGTCGCCTTGTTCAGCTATAACCGCTTCAACCTGCTCTCGATTCACGACAATGATTATCTCCTTGGGGAAGGCACCATTAAAGAGAAACTGGTGCGCTGCCTCAAGGAGTCACATAAATCCTATGCAGCCAGCATCACAACCGTCCAGTTACTGACCATGCCCCGCTTTGTCAATTATGCCTTCAATCCTGTCAGCTTCTACTATTGTTACGACCAGAAAGCAACCCTTCACTGCATCGTCGTGGAAGTGAGCAACACCTTCCATGAAAAGCATCTGTACTTTCTCGACAAAGAGAACCAATTACAGCAGGCGGCAAACTCCGGAACCCTTGACAGTGGTGCCATTGCCTATGGGAAAACCATGCGCTTTCAACAGGACAAAGCCTTTCACGTCTCCCCGTTCAATAACATGGACGGCGATTACCGCTTCCAACTGACGGATCTGCTGGATGACGTACAGATTCACATCAACCTGCACAAGGAAGAGGCCCCTGTGTTGACGACGAGCCTGTCCGTCAATGCCCTGCCGTTTACCGACCGGTCCTTGTTCCAGGGGATGTTCAAGATCCCTTTTACAGCGACCATTGCCATGCCGAAAATCCTCTGGCAGGCAGCCAAATTATATTACAGGAAAGGACTGTCGATTCATATGAAACCAAAACCATCCAGTGAGCTGACCTTTTCCACGGCGAAGCCGTCTACTGCTGTTTCCTTTCGCATGGGGTTGTTTTTCCGCTACTTGGAGCGCCTGAAAATCGGGGCTTTACACATTGAATTCCCTGACCGGAGCGTGAAAACCTTCGGGGATCAACACGCCGATTTCAAAGCCTTTCTGAAGATTCACAACTATGCCTTCATCACGAAAGTGGTCAAAGGCGGGGACATCGGGTTGGGGGAGTCCTATATGGACGGGGACTGGTCTTCTCCTGAACTGACGAATGTGTTCCGCTTGTTCCTCATGAACCGAAAGCACTTAAACTACGCCAAGGTGAAGCGCAACTGGTTCACCGATCTCACGGTCCGTTTCCGGCACTTCCTTCGTCGCAACAACCTGACAGGGAGCCGCAAAAATATCCAGGCCCATTACGACCTGAGTAACGATTTCTTTCAGACGTTTCTCGATGAGAGCATGACCTACTCCGGCGGGATTTACCGTCACGAAACCGACACCCTGGAAGAGGCCCAGAAACAGAAGCTGCAGGCCATCATTCAAAAAGCCGACATCCAGCCAGGTGAGCATGTGCTCGAAATCGGCTCCGGCTGGGGAAGCCTCGCCATTGAAGCGGTGAAGTCCACCGGCTGCAAGGTCACGTCGATTACCCTGTCAGAGGAACAGTTCGCCTATGCCAAGGAAAAGGCTGAACAAGAAGGAGTCGCTGACAAGATCACCTTCAAGCTCTGTGATTACCGGAACCTGGAAGGGCGTTACGACAAAATCGTCTCCATTGAAATGTTCGAAGCCGTCGGACACGAAAACTACGGCACGTTCTTCAACATCTGCGACCGCCTCTTAAAACCGAACGGCAAACTTGTCATGCAGGTGATTTCCATTGCCGATCAGTTTTACGATACGTACCGCAGTAAAACCGACTGGATCCAGGCGTACATCTTCCCCGGCGGGATGCTGCCGTCCTTATCTGCCATGACGAAAGCGATGATCAAGGATTCGACGTTCATGCTCAACGACTTGGATAACATCGGCATCGATTATGCCTACACCCTGCGGGAATGGCGGGCGCGTTTTACCGAGAAGCAAGAGGCCATTCAAGACCTTGGGTTTGATGAGAAATTCATGCGCATGTGGGAATATTACTTATGCTACAGCGAGGCCGGCTTCTTATCGAAACAAGTCAGCAACTATCAGTTCGTCTTTATCCGCCCGAATGAATAA
- a CDS encoding TIGR04104 family putative zinc finger protein, with amino-acid sequence MKFTLPVCDSCRTPLTWKQALVAQRFIKEYTSCPTCQEKQFVKARKDFLILTLFIALFPLLLNVFTDLAIFHSIILYAVIIILLVILSPFTYTLNTEDTRTGVNQNLFENKQTKK; translated from the coding sequence ATGAAATTTACCCTGCCCGTATGCGATTCCTGCCGCACACCACTCACCTGGAAACAGGCGCTGGTTGCCCAGCGATTCATTAAAGAATACACCAGCTGTCCCACCTGCCAGGAGAAGCAGTTCGTCAAAGCCCGGAAAGATTTTCTGATCCTGACACTGTTTATTGCACTATTCCCATTACTCCTGAACGTGTTTACCGATCTTGCGATATTCCATTCCATCATCTTATACGCCGTCATCATTATCCTGCTGGTGATCCTCTCACCGTTCACGTATACGCTCAACACAGAAGATACGAGAACCGGTGTAAATCAGAACCTTTTCGAAAACAAGCAGACAAAAAAATAA
- a CDS encoding FtsX-like permease family protein, protein MRIAFKEIRKSKMKFTILGSIIFLISFLTFMIAGLANGLSYDNASLIKDMPEGVFYLDEAADENVNMSEIDPDTQENVFRVFDEAMVMSIQNGALHDAEDVRHNVVFVAAFDTGLFGEVESGEIFVDQSMREEINTGDTLTAGSLRGDLTVKGFLDHQKYNHAPVALISPDDYQDMFQTEKMQLVFIPGGEGTVISGLDAFSNDAFLNTIPSYSAEQLSLNMIVWFLVGISGMLFAIFFYMMNVQKIGLYGILKAIGVKTSSLFLMMWVQMLTITIGALLLSGGLSQLFQVAVTELPFELTLEVTLQLSLIFLVIGFLGATVSGIQIKKIEPLQAIQQGEM, encoded by the coding sequence ATGCGGATTGCCTTTAAGGAAATCAGGAAAAGCAAAATGAAATTCACGATACTCGGTTCGATCATCTTTCTGATCAGTTTTTTAACGTTTATGATTGCGGGGCTGGCGAATGGACTGTCCTATGATAATGCATCATTGATTAAAGACATGCCTGAAGGTGTCTTTTATCTGGACGAGGCAGCGGATGAGAATGTTAACATGTCCGAGATTGATCCGGATACACAGGAGAACGTGTTCAGGGTATTCGATGAGGCCATGGTGATGTCCATTCAAAATGGCGCCCTGCATGACGCTGAAGACGTGCGTCACAACGTCGTTTTCGTGGCAGCGTTTGACACGGGGTTATTTGGCGAAGTGGAATCCGGCGAGATTTTCGTCGATCAATCGATGAGGGAAGAAATCAATACGGGGGATACGCTCACGGCCGGTTCATTGCGTGGAGATTTGACGGTGAAAGGCTTTCTGGATCATCAAAAATATAACCACGCGCCCGTGGCACTGATCAGTCCCGACGATTATCAGGACATGTTCCAGACGGAAAAAATGCAGCTGGTATTCATCCCCGGAGGCGAGGGGACAGTGATCAGCGGGCTGGATGCCTTTTCAAACGATGCCTTTCTCAATACCATCCCGAGTTACAGTGCCGAACAGCTGTCTTTGAATATGATCGTCTGGTTCCTGGTCGGGATCAGCGGCATGCTCTTTGCCATCTTCTTTTATATGATGAATGTTCAGAAAATCGGTCTCTACGGTATCTTGAAAGCGATCGGTGTCAAAACAAGCAGCCTGTTTCTGATGATGTGGGTGCAGATGCTGACGATCACCATCGGAGCGCTGTTGCTTTCCGGAGGGCTCAGCCAGCTTTTCCAGGTGGCGGTCACGGAGCTGCCGTTTGAATTAACGCTGGAGGTGACCTTGCAGCTGTCGTTGATTTTCCTTGTCATCGGCTTTCTCGGTGCAACGGTGTCAGGCATTCAGATCAAAAAAATCGAACCGCTGCAGGCGATTCAACAAGGAGAGATGTAA
- a CDS encoding ABC transporter ATP-binding protein: MSRFEMKGITKTIVNGDVDEDILKGITLSLEKGEITALVGASGSGKSTLLTIAAGLQSTTEGVIHFEGAEMTGMNQEQLRALRAKSFGFVFQSAHLVPFLTVEEQLSLMLGVAEIKLKKIEQEDVIDEMLEAVGMRHRRNAYPSSLSGGERQRVAVARAIIHQPDILFADEPTASLDSSKSKEVMALIRALTKAKGITTLMVTHDQEMLPFVDRTIAMQDGLI, encoded by the coding sequence ATGAGTCGATTTGAGATGAAAGGCATTACGAAAACCATTGTGAATGGTGATGTGGACGAAGATATACTGAAAGGGATTACCCTGTCGTTGGAAAAGGGCGAAATCACGGCCCTTGTGGGTGCATCCGGCTCCGGGAAAAGCACCCTGTTGACCATCGCTGCAGGGCTGCAGTCGACGACGGAGGGGGTGATTCATTTTGAAGGTGCGGAGATGACCGGAATGAATCAGGAACAGTTACGTGCGCTTCGGGCCAAGTCGTTCGGCTTCGTCTTTCAATCCGCACATCTCGTCCCCTTTTTGACCGTCGAAGAGCAGCTGAGTCTCATGCTGGGAGTGGCCGAGATCAAGCTGAAGAAAATCGAACAAGAAGACGTGATTGATGAAATGCTCGAAGCTGTCGGGATGCGTCACCGGAGAAACGCCTATCCTTCATCCTTATCGGGAGGCGAGCGGCAACGAGTGGCTGTAGCCAGGGCAATCATTCATCAGCCCGACATCCTGTTTGCGGACGAACCGACGGCGAGCCTGGATTCATCGAAATCTAAAGAAGTCATGGCACTGATCCGTGCATTAACAAAAGCGAAAGGGATTACGACATTGATGGTGACCCACGATCAGGAGATGCTGCCTTTTGTCGATCGCACCATTGCCATGCAGGACGGACTGATCTGA
- a CDS encoding nucleoside hydrolase, translating into MTKRKIIIDTDPGIDDTYAIIAALSYAGFDVLGITVVAGNVGLEPCVNNALGIVKLMDADCKVYPGAEGSLNQLREESGYELKTTVHGESGLGSVTLTPDLTKKSDTHAVDFILETVKAHPDEVEIISLGPMTNLALAIEKDRNTMKQVKTIWSMGGGVHLGNRTPVAEFNYWFDPEAVKETYDLGEDIEINMIGLDITHQTQITLDDLFFLRTECGEIGQILSRIAEHYQDMYWKFIKQTGVIIHDLVAVMTAIDPTLTDKFDILVGVNLQIETEGICKGQTVVQKHQSLFAEAGLAKNANVYMDIDPIAFKKAFMKLCFPEAYDDYRRYILKEKHG; encoded by the coding sequence ATGACAAAACGAAAAATCATCATTGATACGGACCCGGGGATCGATGATACTTACGCCATCATCGCCGCCCTGTCTTATGCCGGGTTTGACGTCCTTGGCATCACGGTTGTAGCAGGAAATGTAGGGCTTGAGCCGTGTGTGAACAACGCCCTGGGAATTGTGAAGCTGATGGACGCAGACTGCAAGGTGTATCCGGGAGCGGAGGGTTCACTGAATCAGCTTCGCGAAGAGTCGGGCTACGAGCTGAAGACGACGGTCCACGGGGAGAGCGGCTTAGGCAGCGTGACGCTTACCCCGGATCTCACGAAGAAATCCGATACGCATGCTGTTGATTTTATCCTGGAGACGGTCAAAGCCCATCCGGACGAAGTGGAAATCATCTCTTTGGGCCCGATGACCAATCTCGCCCTGGCCATTGAAAAAGACCGCAACACGATGAAACAGGTCAAGACGATCTGGTCCATGGGCGGGGGCGTGCACCTCGGGAACCGGACGCCGGTGGCGGAGTTCAACTACTGGTTCGACCCAGAGGCGGTCAAAGAAACCTATGACTTAGGTGAAGACATCGAAATCAACATGATCGGCCTCGACATCACCCACCAGACGCAGATTACCCTCGATGATCTGTTCTTTCTGCGGACCGAATGCGGGGAAATCGGCCAGATCCTCAGTCGAATTGCCGAGCACTATCAGGACATGTACTGGAAGTTCATCAAGCAGACAGGCGTCATCATTCACGACCTCGTTGCCGTGATGACAGCGATTGACCCGACCTTGACGGATAAGTTCGACATCCTGGTGGGCGTGAATCTTCAGATCGAAACCGAGGGCATCTGTAAAGGACAGACGGTTGTGCAGAAGCATCAGTCCCTTTTCGCCGAAGCGGGGCTTGCAAAGAATGCGAATGTCTACATGGACATCGATCCCATCGCCTTCAAAAAGGCCTTCATGAAACTCTGTTTTCCAGAGGCGTATGACGACTACCGACGATATATTCTAAAAGAAAAGCACGGCTGA
- a CDS encoding CDGSH iron-sulfur domain-containing protein, translating into MADVKITITDNGPVIVKGEVELVDGAGKPMDSKKTTALCRCGLSSNKPFCDGSHQSKFESEVRA; encoded by the coding sequence ATGGCAGACGTAAAAATTACCATCACCGATAACGGGCCCGTGATCGTTAAAGGCGAAGTGGAGCTGGTTGACGGCGCGGGAAAGCCGATGGATTCCAAAAAAACAACGGCCTTGTGCCGCTGCGGTTTATCGTCCAATAAACCTTTTTGTGACGGATCACACCAATCCAAATTCGAAAGTGAAGTCAGAGCGTAA
- a CDS encoding ISL3 family transposase — MNFPGLEEAIVTKTAIVDGEVHLHIEMERGPHRCPCCFEWTSKVHDYRIQKMQHLKMWERPTVLFYRRRRYVCPCGKRFSEQIKLVERYQRHTVEWNQALGLRVIQGKNFTDTARQFHTSPTTVMRRFDQIAAPMLSEVKELPSVIAIDEYKGDTEKGKYQVMIADGVTGKPLDILPDRAVQTVKRYLQQKGSQVRIVVMDMSHSFKSSVDQALGKPVIVADRFHFCRYIYWALDRIRRRVQKEFHEYDRKKCKRMKHVFHKHAQDLTEKQHWYLQRYLSLSKELREAYEVKEAYRDWFETAKQVGQHDLRSVKEELHAFYQCVEASEMQEFQDVLKTFRNWEVAILNSFAYGYTNGPIEGLNNQTKVIKRNAFGFRRYDRFRFRVLLHHQFKNEHFQVG, encoded by the coding sequence ATGAACTTTCCGGGGTTAGAAGAAGCGATCGTAACAAAAACAGCCATTGTTGATGGGGAAGTACACCTTCATATCGAGATGGAACGCGGGCCGCACAGGTGTCCATGTTGTTTTGAATGGACGAGTAAAGTCCATGATTACCGGATCCAGAAGATGCAACACCTGAAAATGTGGGAACGACCTACGGTCTTGTTCTATCGTCGAAGACGTTACGTATGCCCATGTGGCAAGCGATTTTCTGAACAGATCAAACTGGTGGAACGTTACCAACGACACACGGTGGAATGGAATCAGGCGTTGGGACTGCGTGTGATCCAGGGAAAGAATTTCACGGACACGGCCAGACAGTTTCATACGTCTCCAACCACCGTGATGAGAAGGTTCGATCAGATCGCTGCCCCTATGTTGTCGGAAGTGAAGGAGCTTCCTTCGGTCATTGCCATCGATGAGTATAAGGGAGACACCGAAAAAGGGAAATATCAAGTCATGATTGCAGATGGTGTGACAGGAAAACCATTGGATATTTTGCCGGACCGTGCGGTCCAAACCGTCAAACGTTATTTACAACAGAAAGGCAGTCAAGTCCGCATCGTGGTTATGGACATGAGCCATTCCTTTAAATCATCGGTAGACCAGGCATTGGGCAAACCTGTTATTGTCGCCGACCGGTTTCATTTCTGTCGTTATATCTATTGGGCGCTGGACCGGATTCGGCGCCGTGTACAGAAGGAATTCCACGAATATGATCGGAAAAAGTGTAAACGAATGAAGCATGTTTTTCATAAACACGCGCAAGACTTAACGGAGAAACAACACTGGTATCTCCAACGCTATCTGTCTTTGTCAAAGGAGCTTCGTGAAGCCTATGAAGTGAAAGAAGCTTATCGCGATTGGTTTGAAACGGCGAAACAGGTTGGGCAACATGATTTGCGAAGCGTAAAAGAAGAACTTCATGCGTTCTATCAATGCGTGGAGGCATCGGAGATGCAAGAGTTTCAAGACGTCCTGAAAACATTCCGAAATTGGGAAGTGGCCATCCTGAACAGCTTTGCCTATGGTTATACAAACGGTCCGATCGAAGGGTTAAACAATCAGACGAAAGTGATCAAACGGAATGCATTCGGATTCAGACGATACGATCGTTTCCGATTCCGGGTATTACTGCATCATCAATTCAAAAATGAACATTTTCAAGTAGGTTAA
- a CDS encoding helix-turn-helix domain-containing protein — protein sequence MSLGENISSKRKALKLSQEYVAGRLGVSRQAVSKWETNSSEPSTDNLIRLANLFKCDIRELISPEINPGDEEIPEIPSDPVKKDIRMQLAAVFGRVLLLIGAIGFMGGITDSADLGSMPGWYVQLWYGVVFAIGFVLTFIGSWDYFNRKAGSKQVIWFDLLFALAIFLYGSWPFEESIKTLITMILGMAVVSIINIKFFIPVWRKPKKA from the coding sequence ATGTCACTAGGAGAAAACATCAGCAGTAAACGAAAGGCTTTGAAACTGTCACAGGAATATGTCGCCGGGCGGTTAGGTGTCAGCCGGCAGGCGGTCTCGAAATGGGAAACGAATTCGTCAGAACCCTCTACCGACAATTTGATCCGTCTGGCGAATTTGTTTAAGTGCGACATCAGAGAGCTCATTTCCCCGGAAATAAATCCAGGCGATGAGGAAATTCCGGAAATTCCGTCTGATCCAGTAAAAAAAGATATCCGTATGCAATTGGCTGCGGTATTCGGCCGTGTGTTGCTCCTGATCGGGGCGATAGGGTTTATGGGTGGCATCACCGACTCGGCAGATCTGGGCTCCATGCCCGGGTGGTATGTTCAACTGTGGTATGGGGTGGTGTTTGCCATCGGATTTGTTTTGACATTCATCGGATCGTGGGATTATTTCAACCGGAAAGCCGGATCGAAACAGGTGATCTGGTTTGATTTGCTCTTTGCACTCGCGATCTTTCTCTATGGCTCATGGCCGTTCGAAGAAAGCATCAAGACACTGATCACCATGATCCTCGGTATGGCCGTAGTGAGCATCATTAATATTAAGTTCTTCATACCGGTATGGCGGAAACCGAAAAAAGCCTGA
- a CDS encoding GIY-YIG nuclease family protein, translating to MIILNDILKLTEQELKHTKIRFNQSNREEFDPIQLFKDKDDGLYTGQFWNYAKNKSFRVGQIAIGFIRIDHDKWLLFDISRITEDLGVYNGVGYRYETIETYKKYFGRLIVKFKNKSQNMIRRAESVINECEVYEIINDTFEDDGFPGYENVNLSWQDLRRVVEKKEWKTELENQKGIYLITDVKSGKRYVGSAYGEDMLLGRWRNYIQTGHGGNKDLKALHFDYIKSNFRYAILEIYKSTTEDTVIIRREHHWMNVLLTKDKRFGYNN from the coding sequence GTGATTATACTCAATGACATTTTGAAGCTGACCGAACAAGAGTTGAAACATACCAAGATCCGCTTCAACCAAAGCAACAGGGAGGAGTTTGATCCCATTCAGTTGTTTAAAGATAAAGACGACGGCTTGTATACGGGGCAGTTTTGGAATTACGCCAAGAACAAGTCTTTTCGAGTCGGTCAGATTGCGATCGGTTTTATCCGAATTGATCACGACAAGTGGCTGTTATTTGATATCAGCAGGATCACCGAGGACTTGGGCGTTTATAACGGTGTCGGTTATCGTTATGAAACGATCGAAACATACAAAAAGTATTTCGGCAGGCTGATCGTGAAATTTAAAAACAAATCGCAAAACATGATCCGAAGAGCGGAGAGTGTCATCAACGAGTGCGAGGTATATGAGATCATCAACGACACCTTTGAAGATGATGGTTTTCCGGGCTATGAGAACGTGAATTTGTCGTGGCAGGATTTACGACGGGTCGTCGAAAAGAAAGAGTGGAAAACGGAGCTGGAAAACCAGAAGGGGATTTATCTGATCACCGACGTTAAATCAGGCAAGCGCTATGTCGGTTCGGCATATGGGGAGGACATGCTTTTAGGCAGGTGGCGGAACTATATCCAAACCGGTCATGGCGGGAATAAAGACCTGAAGGCACTCCACTTCGACTACATCAAATCCAATTTCCGCTATGCGATATTGGAAATCTACAAATCCACCACCGAGGATACGGTCATCATCCGAAGAGAGCATCATTGGATGAACGTGCTCCTGACCAAAGATAAACGGTTTGGGTACAACAATTAA
- a CDS encoding DsbA family oxidoreductase, whose translation MKKTNDLLFDIETGISGDTAETSAFVRAPASDSAPVILYYVTDPICSHCWAIEPVLRRFLTMYQGELTVRIVMGGLLEKWHGGPVDPANGIHGPEDVAGHWREVGEHARMPIDGSLMKTNPLASSYPPSRVFKVVETIHGKEAAVQCLRRMREALFIGNRNIGEATVLREILSDMGLDGERIVTEADGERGHALLMEDFALARSLRARAFPTIIMVNEKNEGVRIVGGRPLETYIDGLKKLRGKEVKAGPVPDLPVLLKDEQLLFAKEIEVLYEVAPAEAKAFVERQLSEESYEIQMFLSEWYVRRTN comes from the coding sequence ATGAAAAAGACAAACGACCTGCTTTTCGACATAGAAACGGGTATCAGTGGCGACACGGCGGAAACATCCGCATTCGTCAGAGCACCAGCTTCAGATAGCGCCCCTGTAATCCTCTACTACGTCACCGACCCGATCTGTTCCCACTGCTGGGCTATCGAACCGGTACTTCGCCGCTTTTTGACGATGTATCAAGGAGAGCTCACGGTCCGTATTGTCATGGGCGGACTTCTGGAAAAATGGCACGGAGGCCCTGTGGATCCGGCGAACGGCATCCATGGTCCGGAAGACGTGGCCGGCCACTGGCGTGAAGTTGGCGAACATGCCCGTATGCCCATCGACGGGTCCCTGATGAAAACCAACCCTCTCGCGTCATCCTACCCTCCTTCGAGAGTCTTCAAAGTCGTGGAGACCATCCACGGGAAAGAGGCGGCCGTTCAGTGTCTCCGGCGCATGAGAGAAGCACTCTTTATCGGGAACCGGAACATCGGAGAAGCAACGGTCCTTCGTGAGATCCTGTCGGATATGGGTCTTGACGGAGAGAGGATCGTGACAGAGGCAGACGGGGAGAGGGGCCATGCGCTCCTCATGGAGGATTTCGCGCTTGCCAGAAGCCTCCGTGCCCGGGCCTTTCCGACCATCATCATGGTGAATGAAAAGAACGAAGGCGTGCGAATTGTTGGCGGGCGTCCCTTGGAGACGTACATTGATGGCCTGAAGAAGCTGCGCGGTAAAGAAGTCAAAGCAGGACCGGTACCGGATCTTCCGGTCCTGCTGAAAGACGAACAGCTCCTGTTTGCAAAGGAAATCGAAGTCCTGTACGAAGTAGCACCTGCCGAAGCAAAAGCCTTCGTTGAGCGGCAACTTTCAGAAGAGTCCTATGAGATTCAAATGTTTCTCAGTGAATGGTATGTCAGACGAACGAACTGA